One window of the Octopus sinensis linkage group LG3, ASM634580v1, whole genome shotgun sequence genome contains the following:
- the LOC115209389 gene encoding E2F-associated phosphoprotein, with protein sequence MFNCTDDEDYLDLDFDDNSEGNSSESSDDDISIVVRQADNRCKRTTFSKVKPKSILEQDSSDFEDEMEYELSKNIESLKRNLSSSEPPRHLPAAGSEPTTSVTTSVASTSGDGNDGGENDKFYNDIYFDSDEEDTSNENKSKKKNHHKVMSNDELFYDPTMDAKDQLWMDERRRNPHKKFVKFMPPPGSKTKTTKTDRPKLTPKTKASTGNKSVRFNLADGNEKPTKRKSSKMPKRPTSDALLDCPACMTTICVDCQRHERYPNQYRAMFVMNCSVDYSENLTYPNSNKNPKKMKQSSEKSKEVYHPVYCSECRTQVAVYDKEEIYHFFNVISSYG encoded by the coding sequence ATGTTTAATTGTACAGACGATGAAGACTATCTTGATTTGGATTTCGATGATAACAGTGAAGGGAATTCTTCCGAAAGTTCTGATGATGATATTAGTATTGTTGTGAGACAAGCAGATAATCGCTGTAAGAGAACAACTTTCTCCAAAGTGAAACCAAAATCTATTTTGGAGCAGGACAGCAGCGATTTCGAAGATGAAATGGAATACGAGCTCTCAAAGAACATCGAATCACTCAAACGAAACCTCAGTTCTTCTGAACCTCCAAGACACCTACCTGCAGCTGGAAGCGAACCCACCACAAGCGTCACTACGTCAGTCGCTTCTAcaagtggtgatggtaatgatggcggTGAAAATGATAAGTTCTACAACGATATTTATTTTGATTCCGATGAAGAAGATACTTCcaatgaaaacaaaagcaaaaagaaaaaccatCATAAAGTCATGTCTAACGACGAACTCTTCTATGATCCGACAATGGATGCAAAAGACCAATTATGGATGGACGAACGAAGGCGCAACCCACACAAAAAGTTTGTCAAATTCATGCCACCTCCAGGTTCCAAAACAAAAACTACTAAGACCGACAGACCAAAACTCACGCCTAAGACTAAAGCAAGCACGGGTAATAAATCAGTTCGTTTCAATTTGGCCGATGGCAATGAAAAACCTACAAAGCGCAAATCTTCCAAAATGCCTAAGAGACCAACTTCCGACGCCTTGTTAGACTGTCCGGCATGTATGACAACAATCTGTGTTGATTGTCAAAGACACGAGCGATACCCTAATCAGTACCGTGCTATGTTTGTTATGAACTGTTCTGTGGATTATTCCGAAAATTTAACTTACCCAAATTCTAATAAAAACccgaaaaaaatgaaacaatcttCAGAGAAATCGAAAGAAGTTTATCATCCAGTTTATTGTAGTGAATGTAGGACTCAAGTTGCTGTTTATGATAAAGAAGAAATCTATCACTTTTTTAATGTAATAAGCAGTTATGgctga